A single window of Cygnus olor isolate bCygOlo1 chromosome 10, bCygOlo1.pri.v2, whole genome shotgun sequence DNA harbors:
- the EMC3 gene encoding ER membrane protein complex subunit 3: MSEPELLLDSNIRLWVVLPIVFITFFVGMIRHYVSILLQSDKRLTQEQVSDSQVLIRSRVLRENGKYIPKQSFLTRKYYFNNPEDGFFKKTKRKVVPPSPMTDPTMLTDMMKGNVTNVLPMILIGGWINMTFSGFVTTKVPFPLTLRFKPMLQQGIELLTLDASWVSSASWYFLNVFGLRSIYTLILGQDNAADQSRVMQEQMTGAAMAMPADTNKAFKTEWEALELTDHQWALEDVEEELMAKDLHFEGMFKEELQTSIF; the protein is encoded by the exons aTGAGCGAGCccgagctgctgctggactCCAACATCCGGCTGTGGGTGGTGCTGCCCATCGTCTTCATCACCTTTTTCGTGGGGATGATCCGGCACTACGTCTCCATCCTGCTGCAGAGCGACAAGCGGctcacgcaggagcaggtgtCCGACAG CCAAGTCCTGATCCGGAGCAGGGTCCTGCGGGAAAACGGGAAGTACATCCCCAAGCAG tctttcCTGACTCGGAAATACTACTTTAATAACCCAGAGGATGgattctttaagaaaacaaaaagaaaggtagTGCCTCCTTCACCGATGACAG ATCCTACCATGTTGACAGATATGATGAAAGGGAATGTAACCAACGTTCTGCCTATGATCCTCATTGGTGGTTGGATCAATATGACATTTTCAGGATTTGTCACAA CAAAGGTTCCGTTTCCTCTGACGCTGCGTTTTAAACCAATGTTACAGCAGGGAATTGAACTGCTCACTTTAGATGCATCCTG GGTGAGCTCTGCTTCCTGGTACTTCCTGAATGTGTTTGGACTCAGAAGCATTTATACGCTCATCCTGGGCCAAGATAATG CTGCAGATCAGTCTAGGGTGATGCAAGAACAAATGACAGGCGCAGCAATGGCCATGCCAGCAGATACCAACAAAGCATTTAAG ACGGAATGGGAAGCTTTGGAATTGACTGATCATCAGTGGGCCTTAGAAGATGTAGAAGAAGAGCTCATGGCAAAAGACCTCCATTTTGAAGGCATGTTTAAGGAAGAACTACAGACCTCCATCTTCTGA